In the genome of Podarcis raffonei isolate rPodRaf1 chromosome 17, rPodRaf1.pri, whole genome shotgun sequence, one region contains:
- the LURAP1L gene encoding leucine rich adaptor protein 1-like, with product MEDCSVPDLRDVELKLGRKVPESLARSLRGEEPAVSLAREKEPERPAGGPATPGFCTSLGPRAAMLRSRSSSALERLETKLHLLRQEMVDLRATDVKLMRQLLIINESIESIKWLIEEKGTITSRGSSLSGSLCSLLESQETSLRGSYNSLQDGSDGLDGISVGSYLDTLADDVPGQRTPSDMDQFSDSSLIDDSQSPHKHTKIESDEYYCFG from the exons ATGGAAGATTGCTCGGTGCCAGATCTCCGAGACGTCGAGCTCAAGCTGGGGCGCAAAGTCCCCGAGAGCCTGGCGCGCTCCTTGCGCGGGGAGGAGCCCGCCGTCTCCCTCGCCAGGGAAAAAGAGCCCGAGCGGCCCGCCGGAGGGCCTGCCACCCCCGGCTTCTGCACCTCCCTGGGCCCCAGAGCCGCCATGCTCCGCAGCAGGAGTTCCAGCGCCTTGGAGAGACTAGAGACCAAACTGCACCTCCTCCGGCAAGAAATG GTTGATCTCCGAGCCACAGATGTCAAACTAATGCGGCAGCTACTGATCATCAATGAAAGCATCGAATCAATCAAGTGGTTGATTGAAGAAAAAGGAACAAtcaccagcaggggcagcagttTGAGTGGCAGTCTCTGCAGCTTGCTAGAGAGTCAGGAGACATCACTGAGAGGCAGCTACAACAGTTTGCAAGATggcagtgatgggctggatgGAATCTCCGTGGGGAGCTACCTGGACACTTTGGCGGACGATGTCCCTGGCCAACGTACTCCTTCAGACATGGACCAGTTCAGTGACTCTTCTCTTATAGACGACTCACAGTCCCCCCATAAACATACCAAAATTGAGTCTGACGAGTACTACTGTTTTGGTTGA